A single window of Desulfovibrio psychrotolerans DNA harbors:
- the prsK gene encoding XrtA/PEP-CTERM system histidine kinase PrsK, with translation MADIFHITVLVLLTVYPAYRLFRNRSVSSAAMLVAFWCSALVLGLDGQAVRSPEAFLLWKGAGLYAEALLCPVWIAFSLCYARRFSLREISITQRAAFVLSFIPAAIVAVYPVRAFLFAPDFAYEKVLFLEPLAFFFYLQIMLFLAIALFNLEATIANASHGVRWKVKFAVVGAGAMAMSFILYFSQSLLFRSLDMGFMTVRLGALAFGALLVAYSEVERGAEERIVISRSLTYRSFVLLLAALFLVGVGIMGEGMKLFGKSFNQYMLTGMGFAACVALVLLVLSEGLRRKLRVLVQRNFYGEKYDYRVEWDAFTERISSARSRDELFKNILIAFCETFGVVGGAVFMRGRHSRNFLPVCFHEMDSAETLFCSDGKLAVRMAQERAVLDLRREGTDFDAGEARFLKDVEARFIIPACAGDQMLALIVLGRPINMAEQYDEEDMALMGALSRQVAVVFKNLRLGDELAEARDMEAFGKVAAFLLHDLKNQVYPLGLLTENAREYINEPEFQKDMLDSLEGVVARMKALIRQLTHIPANPALDMRPVDLMELARDTAESMPENTVRFFGEPVIVQADAEEMRKVLLNLYLNAFEAGTGAPFDVHVGCETQPYVKVVDYGRGIDESVLRDGLFVPFRTTKEKGLGIGLYQSKQIVEAHGGTLNVTNVAGKGATFWVNLPR, from the coding sequence ATGGCAGATATTTTTCATATCACAGTGCTGGTATTGCTGACAGTCTACCCCGCGTACCGGCTGTTCAGGAACCGAAGTGTCTCTTCAGCGGCCATGCTGGTTGCCTTCTGGTGTTCCGCCCTTGTGCTGGGGCTGGACGGACAGGCCGTTCGCAGTCCTGAAGCGTTCTTGCTCTGGAAGGGGGCGGGGCTGTACGCGGAAGCACTGCTCTGCCCGGTCTGGATAGCCTTCAGCCTGTGCTACGCGCGGCGGTTTTCCCTGCGGGAGATTTCCATAACCCAGCGGGCGGCGTTTGTGCTTTCGTTCATTCCTGCGGCCATTGTGGCCGTGTATCCTGTGCGTGCCTTTCTCTTTGCGCCGGATTTTGCCTATGAGAAAGTGCTGTTTCTTGAGCCGCTGGCCTTCTTCTTTTACCTGCAGATTATGTTGTTTCTGGCCATAGCCCTGTTCAATCTGGAAGCCACCATAGCCAATGCCTCGCACGGCGTGCGCTGGAAGGTGAAATTTGCCGTGGTGGGCGCGGGTGCAATGGCCATGAGTTTTATCCTGTACTTCAGCCAGAGCCTGTTGTTCCGCAGTCTGGATATGGGGTTCATGACGGTGCGGCTCGGCGCGCTGGCTTTTGGGGCGTTGCTTGTGGCCTATTCCGAGGTGGAGCGCGGGGCTGAGGAGCGCATTGTCATTTCCCGGTCGCTTACCTACCGTTCGTTTGTGCTGCTGCTTGCCGCCCTGTTCCTTGTGGGGGTGGGCATCATGGGCGAGGGGATGAAGCTGTTCGGCAAGAGTTTTAACCAGTACATGCTCACGGGGATGGGGTTTGCCGCCTGCGTGGCGCTGGTGCTGCTGGTGCTTTCCGAAGGGTTGCGGCGCAAGCTGCGGGTGCTGGTGCAACGGAATTTTTACGGCGAGAAATACGACTACCGGGTGGAGTGGGATGCCTTTACAGAGCGGATAAGTTCCGCCCGGTCGCGGGACGAACTGTTCAAGAACATTCTCATCGCCTTTTGCGAGACGTTTGGCGTGGTGGGCGGGGCCGTTTTCATGCGTGGCCGCCACAGCAGGAACTTTCTGCCCGTCTGTTTTCATGAAATGGACTCTGCGGAAACGCTTTTTTGCAGCGACGGCAAGCTGGCTGTGCGCATGGCGCAGGAGCGGGCAGTGCTGGACCTGCGCCGTGAGGGTACGGATTTTGACGCAGGCGAAGCCCGTTTTCTGAAAGATGTTGAGGCGCGGTTCATCATTCCCGCGTGCGCGGGCGACCAGATGCTGGCGCTTATTGTTCTGGGGCGGCCCATCAATATGGCCGAGCAGTACGATGAGGAAGACATGGCGCTGATGGGCGCGCTGTCCAGACAGGTGGCTGTGGTGTTCAAGAATCTGCGGCTGGGTGATGAGCTGGCGGAAGCCCGCGACATGGAAGCCTTTGGCAAGGTGGCGGCCTTTCTGCTCCACGACCTGAAGAATCAGGTCTATCCGCTGGGGCTGCTCACGGAGAACGCGCGGGAATACATTAACGAGCCGGAGTTCCAGAAAGACATGCTTGATTCGCTGGAGGGAGTGGTTGCGCGGATGAAGGCGCTCATTCGCCAGTTGACGCATATTCCCGCCAACCCTGCACTGGACATGCGCCCCGTGGACCTGATGGAACTGGCGCGGGACACCGCTGAAAGCATGCCGGAGAATACGGTGCGCTTTTTTGGTGAGCCGGTTATTGTGCAGGCGGATGCGGAAGAGATGCGCAAGGTGCTGCTGAACCTTTACCTGAACGCATTTGAGGCGGGAACGGGCGCGCCGTTTGATGTACATGTGGGATGCGAGACGCAGCCGTATGTGAAGGTGGTGGATTACGGCAGGGGTATTGATGAATCTGTGCTGCGCGACGGGCTGTTTGTGCCCTTCCGGACGACCAAGGAGAAGGGGCTGGGGATAGGGCTGTATCAGAGCAAGCAGATTGTGGAGGCGCACGGCGGAACGCTGAATGTGACCAATGTTGCCGGCAAGGGCGCGACGTTTTGGGTTAATTTGCCCCGCTGA
- a CDS encoding exosortase C-terminal domain/associated protein EpsI, with protein MQRRLLIACALLLMLGGLTNFHENLNVPLARPLKEFPQQVNGWRQVQDVTFSEGILGVLRATDYLFRDYVDAGGRRMNLYIGFHDGGPKSGPIHSPRNCLPGSGWQLESQRPVTVSGPDGEVEVVRAEYSKDGETTVFYYWFSVRDRVVTDEYSLKLMELFSSLTMRRKDSSFIRVAMDQSVEMDGDGAAFKLFFREFYPLIREFLPS; from the coding sequence ATGCAGCGTAGACTGTTGATTGCCTGTGCCCTGCTGCTCATGCTCGGCGGGCTGACGAATTTTCATGAAAACCTGAATGTTCCGCTTGCGCGGCCGCTCAAGGAGTTTCCGCAGCAGGTGAACGGCTGGCGGCAGGTGCAGGATGTGACCTTCAGCGAGGGGATTCTGGGCGTGCTGCGGGCCACGGACTATCTTTTCCGGGACTATGTGGACGCGGGGGGGCGCAGGATGAACCTGTATATCGGGTTTCATGACGGCGGGCCCAAGTCCGGTCCCATCCATTCTCCGCGCAACTGCCTGCCGGGGTCCGGCTGGCAGCTTGAGTCGCAGCGTCCCGTGACCGTAAGCGGGCCGGACGGCGAGGTGGAAGTGGTGCGGGCGGAGTACAGCAAGGACGGGGAGACAACGGTGTTCTACTACTGGTTCAGCGTGCGGGACCGCGTGGTGACGGACGAGTATTCCCTGAAGCTCATGGAGTTGTTCAGTTCCCTGACCATGCGGCGCAAGGATTCATCCTTCATACGTGTTGCCATGGACCAGAGCGTGGAGATGGACGGGGACGGGGCAGCATTCAAACTGTTTTTCCGGGAGTTTTATCCGTTGATACGGGAATTTCTGCCTTCGTAG
- a CDS encoding DUF2784 domain-containing protein has translation MYLLAANLVLLVHLLFIGVVVLGGLAVLRRPRLALLHIPAAVWGFLVEAMGWYCPLTDLENTLLRRAGEAGYTTGFLEQYLLAVIYPEGLTREIQYVLAALVVVINAAVYITLWRRLRHPRHPQHPRRPTP, from the coding sequence ATGTATCTCCTTGCCGCCAACCTCGTGCTTCTGGTGCACCTTCTTTTCATAGGGGTGGTCGTGCTCGGCGGCCTTGCGGTCCTGCGCCGCCCGCGCCTCGCCCTGCTCCACATTCCCGCCGCAGTGTGGGGATTTCTGGTCGAAGCCATGGGCTGGTACTGCCCCCTGACCGATCTGGAAAACACTCTGCTGCGCCGCGCGGGAGAAGCCGGCTACACAACGGGCTTTCTGGAGCAATATCTTCTGGCCGTCATCTATCCGGAAGGACTCACCCGCGAAATCCAGTATGTCCTTGCCGCGCTGGTGGTCGTGATAAACGCCGCCGTCTACATCACCCTGTGGCGCAGACTGCGGCACCCGCGGCATCCGCAGCACCCGCGCCGCCCGACCCCATGA
- the prsR gene encoding PEP-CTERM-box response regulator transcription factor: protein MNKLLIVDDNEEVRRQLKWGLSRGNYELLLARNGEEALKMFKKSSPRVVTLDLGLPPDENGVSEGLRCLSEMLRYNPLAKVIVITGNEEHGAALEAVTYGAYDYYKKPIDLSELKVIVERAFHLQRLEEENRSLRGSSGNGIVGDCQSMQMVFEQIRKVANSDVPVLITGESGTGKELVAKAIHHRSARARHEMVSINCGAIPENLLESELFGYEKGAYTGAVKTTKGKVEFADKGTLFLDEIGEMPLSLQVKLLRFLQEMVITRVGGREDIKVDTRIIAATNINIESAMADNRFREDLYYRIGVVNIVLPPLRDRGSDLMLLANYFLKSVSGGSGARRFGEEAVMSILNHDWPGNIRELENRVKRAVIMASGAEILPEDLGLKVGGNYRRRLAEEDVTLKEARNMLERDIVEQALERYSGNIVKAAQAIGVSRPTFYDLMNKHNLKSEGR from the coding sequence ATGAACAAACTGCTGATTGTGGATGACAACGAGGAAGTGCGGCGGCAGCTCAAGTGGGGGCTTTCCCGGGGCAATTATGAACTGTTGCTCGCCCGTAACGGCGAGGAAGCGCTGAAGATGTTTAAGAAGTCATCGCCGCGCGTGGTGACGCTGGACCTTGGACTGCCGCCCGATGAGAACGGCGTGTCCGAGGGATTGCGCTGCCTGAGCGAGATGCTGCGTTATAACCCGCTGGCCAAGGTTATTGTCATTACGGGCAACGAGGAGCATGGGGCGGCACTGGAAGCCGTGACCTACGGCGCGTATGACTATTACAAGAAGCCCATTGATCTTTCAGAGCTTAAGGTCATTGTGGAACGGGCTTTTCATCTGCAGCGGCTTGAGGAGGAAAACCGTTCCCTGCGGGGAAGTTCCGGCAACGGCATAGTGGGCGACTGCCAGTCCATGCAGATGGTGTTTGAGCAGATTCGCAAGGTGGCAAATTCTGATGTGCCGGTGCTGATAACCGGAGAATCCGGCACGGGCAAGGAACTGGTGGCAAAGGCCATTCATCACCGGAGTGCCCGCGCGCGCCACGAGATGGTGAGCATAAACTGCGGGGCCATACCGGAAAATCTGCTTGAGTCTGAACTCTTCGGCTATGAAAAGGGGGCATATACCGGCGCGGTGAAAACCACCAAGGGCAAGGTGGAGTTTGCCGACAAGGGAACGCTGTTCTTAGATGAAATAGGGGAGATGCCGCTTTCGCTTCAGGTAAAGCTGCTGCGCTTTTTGCAGGAAATGGTCATAACGCGGGTGGGCGGGCGTGAAGACATAAAGGTGGATACCCGCATCATTGCCGCCACCAACATAAACATAGAATCGGCCATGGCGGATAACCGCTTCCGGGAAGACCTCTACTACCGCATAGGGGTGGTGAACATTGTTCTGCCGCCGCTGCGGGACAGGGGAAGCGACCTGATGCTGCTGGCGAATTATTTTCTCAAATCCGTAAGCGGCGGTTCGGGTGCCCGTCGGTTTGGTGAAGAGGCCGTGATGAGCATTCTGAATCACGACTGGCCGGGCAATATCCGGGAGCTGGAAAACCGGGTGAAGCGGGCGGTGATTATGGCCTCCGGCGCGGAGATTCTGCCTGAAGACCTTGGCCTGAAGGTGGGCGGCAACTACCGGCGCAGACTGGCTGAGGAGGATGTGACGCTCAAGGAGGCGCGCAATATGCTGGAGCGCGACATTGTGGAGCAGGCGCTTGAGCGGTATAGCGGCAACATAGTCAAGGCCGCGCAGGCCATTGGCGTGAGCCGTCCCACCTTTTACGACCTTATGAACAAGCATAACCTGAAGTCTGAGGGGCGGTAG
- a CDS encoding exosortase/archaeosortase family protein — protein sequence MLLEESLRKYRMGMALLAICVGAAYWPVGERLVTQWYIDPNYSHGFFVPLIACWFLYRDWEGVKACPVEPSLSGLAVMLAATVMLVMGFLSTEYFTMRFSFVVMLAGVVLYLFGRNVFGRMRMPILYLLLMIPIPYIVYDAAAFPLKLLVANASVSALKLVGMTVVREGNIIMFPNLVLEVADACSGLRSLMTLVTLSVTGAFLVLRRPLMRIVLVAAAVPFAVITNMARVIVTGILAEKVSPELAEGVFHEMAGLGVFIMALVLTGMLAFILRRLEVRDAA from the coding sequence ATGCTGTTGGAAGAATCGTTGCGCAAGTACAGAATGGGCATGGCCCTGCTTGCGATATGTGTGGGGGCTGCCTACTGGCCCGTGGGAGAGAGGCTGGTGACTCAATGGTACATTGATCCCAATTATTCCCATGGATTTTTTGTTCCGCTCATCGCCTGCTGGTTTCTGTACCGGGACTGGGAAGGCGTGAAAGCCTGCCCGGTGGAACCTTCGCTGAGCGGCCTTGCGGTGATGCTGGCTGCAACGGTGATGCTGGTGATGGGGTTTCTTTCCACAGAATACTTCACCATGCGTTTTTCCTTTGTGGTGATGCTGGCGGGGGTGGTGCTGTATCTGTTCGGCCGCAACGTGTTCGGCAGGATGCGTATGCCCATTCTGTATCTGCTCCTTATGATTCCCATACCCTACATTGTGTATGACGCGGCGGCATTTCCGCTGAAGCTGCTGGTGGCCAATGCCTCTGTCTCTGCGCTCAAGCTGGTGGGCATGACCGTGGTGCGGGAGGGGAACATCATCATGTTTCCCAACCTGGTGCTGGAGGTGGCGGACGCGTGCAGCGGGCTGCGCTCGCTGATGACCCTTGTCACCCTTTCGGTAACGGGCGCGTTTCTGGTGCTGCGCAGGCCCCTCATGCGCATAGTGCTTGTGGCGGCGGCTGTTCCCTTTGCCGTGATTACCAACATGGCACGGGTGATTGTGACCGGCATTCTGGCGGAGAAGGTAAGCCCGGAGCTTGCCGAGGGCGTGTTTCATGAAATGGCCGGGCTTGGCGTGTTCATTATGGCGCTGGTGCTGACGGGAATGCTGGCCTTTATCCTGCGGCGGCTGGAGGTGCGTGATGCAGCGTAG
- a CDS encoding flagellin N-terminal helical domain-containing protein, producing the protein MSLIINHNMMAMNAARNLGSSYSGLSTSIRRLSSGLRVGNAADDAAGLAIRELMRADIASLNQGVRNANDAISLIQTADGALGVIDEKLIRMKELAEQAATGTYTSDQRLIIDSEYQAMASEITRIANSTDFNGVHLLNGHLSSDTHSGSALQATGKMKIHFGTKNDSAEDYYYIKIGTATASALGIGSQATATNKGYTISTQSAAQAALEGLENAIISKDKIRAALGAIQNRLENTISNLQIQAENLQAAESRISDVDVSTEMTEFVRQQILAQSAIAMLSQANTLPRLALNLLGG; encoded by the coding sequence ATGAGTCTTATCATCAACCACAATATGATGGCCATGAACGCAGCCCGTAACCTGGGCTCGTCATACAGCGGTCTTTCCACGTCCATCCGTCGCCTCTCTTCCGGCCTGCGTGTCGGCAATGCGGCGGACGATGCGGCGGGCCTCGCCATCCGCGAACTCATGCGTGCGGACATTGCCTCGCTCAATCAGGGCGTGCGCAATGCAAACGATGCCATCTCGCTGATCCAGACCGCCGACGGCGCGCTCGGGGTTATCGACGAAAAACTCATCCGCATGAAGGAGCTTGCAGAACAGGCGGCAACGGGTACCTACACTTCCGACCAGCGTCTGATCATCGACTCCGAATATCAGGCCATGGCATCGGAAATCACCCGAATCGCCAACTCCACGGACTTCAACGGCGTACACCTGCTGAACGGTCACCTGTCCAGCGACACGCACTCCGGCAGCGCCCTTCAGGCTACCGGCAAGATGAAGATCCACTTCGGTACCAAGAACGACAGTGCGGAAGACTACTACTACATCAAGATCGGCACTGCCACCGCCTCCGCACTGGGCATAGGCTCTCAGGCCACTGCCACAAACAAGGGCTACACCATTTCCACGCAGTCTGCCGCGCAGGCAGCGTTGGAAGGATTGGAAAACGCCATCATCTCCAAGGACAAGATCCGGGCCGCTCTCGGCGCCATACAAAACCGGCTGGAGAACACCATCTCCAACCTGCAGATACAGGCCGAAAACCTGCAGGCTGCCGAATCCCGGATCTCCGACGTGGACGTATCGACTGAAATGACCGAATTTGTGCGCCAGCAAATTCTCGCTCAGTCCGCAATAGCCATGCTTTCGCAGGCAAACACCCTGCCCCGGCTCGCCCTGAATCTGCTCGGCGGCTAA
- a CDS encoding XrtA system polysaccharide deacetylase — MINALTIDVEDYFQVNAFEPVVSRSNWDAYPLRVVDNTTRVLDILDETGVKGTFFVLGWVAERTPELVRAIADRGHEVACHGYGHELVFRIGPDRFRRDIRISKALLEDACGKPVRGYRAPSYSITAQSLWAFEILAETGFSYDSSIFPIHHDVYGIPGARRCPHRIETAAGSILEFPLTTVPFSVAGRQFNVPVAGGGYFRLLPVSLVCAGLRAVNGREGMPAVFYLHPWEFDPEQPRIPGAGLKSRFRHYVNLSRTADKFRKLLSRFSFAPMGEVLDGLPGLDAEVAAPFGVSGPEKLTPTGQEV, encoded by the coding sequence ATGATCAATGCCCTTACCATTGACGTGGAAGACTACTTTCAGGTCAACGCGTTTGAGCCTGTGGTTTCCCGGAGCAACTGGGACGCCTATCCCCTGCGGGTGGTGGATAACACCACGCGCGTTCTGGATATTCTTGACGAAACCGGCGTGAAGGGCACTTTTTTTGTGCTGGGCTGGGTGGCGGAACGCACCCCGGAATTGGTGCGCGCCATTGCGGACAGGGGGCATGAGGTTGCCTGCCACGGCTACGGGCACGAGCTGGTGTTCCGCATCGGCCCTGATCGGTTCCGGCGGGATATACGCATCTCGAAAGCCTTGCTGGAAGACGCCTGCGGCAAGCCCGTGCGGGGCTACAGGGCACCCAGCTATTCCATTACGGCCCAGTCTCTCTGGGCGTTTGAAATTCTTGCCGAAACCGGCTTTTCCTACGATTCCAGCATTTTTCCCATACACCACGACGTGTACGGCATTCCCGGCGCGCGGCGCTGCCCGCACCGCATAGAGACTGCCGCAGGAAGCATTCTCGAATTTCCCCTTACCACCGTGCCGTTCTCTGTGGCGGGCAGGCAGTTCAATGTGCCTGTCGCCGGAGGGGGCTATTTCCGTCTGCTGCCGGTATCGCTGGTCTGCGCCGGACTGCGGGCGGTGAACGGAAGGGAGGGGATGCCTGCCGTGTTTTATCTGCATCCGTGGGAGTTTGACCCGGAACAGCCGCGTATTCCGGGGGCGGGGCTTAAATCCCGGTTCCGGCATTACGTGAACCTGAGCCGGACAGCGGACAAATTCCGCAAGCTGCTTTCCCGGTTTTCGTTCGCGCCCATGGGTGAGGTTTTGGATGGGCTGCCGGGGCTTGATGCGGAGGTGGCCGCGCCATTTGGAGTGTCCGGGCCGGAAAAGCTGACGCCGACAGGGCAGGAAGTATGA
- a CDS encoding CoB--CoM heterodisulfide reductase iron-sulfur subunit B family protein, with the protein MRYAYFPGCKIPHHLPEYGASVHTVCTALGIELVPVEFACCGWPIRHENPMASIYSAVRNFAVAAKAGLPIVTPCKCCFGNLRYAQSRMASDARLAAAVGNLLGREGLAVPAHTEVHHLLTVLDKDVGASRLREMTRTPLSGLRVACHYGCHALRPGNVTEFDDPLAPSVFERVLSATGAQTLDWDLRVECCGHPLRGRDDAISDALMRKKLENARDAGADVVATACTYCQMQFGQERSRLSQPALPQAVLFTRLLEAALGLAPLPDSWAL; encoded by the coding sequence ATGAGGTACGCCTATTTTCCGGGATGCAAAATCCCTCACCACCTGCCGGAATACGGCGCATCGGTCCACACCGTATGCACCGCGCTGGGCATAGAGCTGGTCCCGGTAGAATTCGCCTGCTGCGGCTGGCCCATCCGCCACGAAAACCCCATGGCCTCCATCTATTCCGCCGTGCGCAACTTCGCCGTTGCGGCCAAAGCGGGCCTGCCCATCGTCACCCCGTGCAAATGCTGCTTCGGCAACCTCAGATACGCGCAGTCGCGCATGGCCTCAGATGCCCGCCTTGCTGCCGCCGTGGGCAACCTGCTGGGCCGGGAAGGCCTTGCCGTGCCCGCGCACACAGAGGTGCACCACCTGCTCACCGTGCTGGATAAAGACGTGGGCGCATCCCGCCTGCGGGAAATGACCCGCACCCCCCTCAGCGGGCTGCGCGTGGCCTGCCATTACGGCTGCCACGCCCTGCGCCCCGGCAACGTCACGGAATTTGACGACCCGCTGGCCCCTTCCGTGTTCGAACGGGTGCTCTCTGCCACGGGTGCGCAGACCTTGGACTGGGATTTACGGGTGGAGTGCTGCGGGCATCCCCTGCGCGGACGCGATGACGCCATTTCCGATGCCCTCATGCGCAAAAAGCTGGAAAATGCCCGCGATGCCGGGGCAGATGTGGTGGCAACCGCCTGCACCTATTGCCAGATGCAGTTCGGGCAGGAGCGGAGCAGGCTGTCACAACCTGCCCTGCCGCAGGCCGTCCTGTTCACCCGGCTGCTGGAAGCGGCACTGGGCCTTGCGCCCCTGCCTGACTCATGGGCACTATGA
- the glpK gene encoding glycerol kinase GlpK, which produces MAQYIGAVDSGTTSSRFIIFDQHGRIVGMDQKEHRQIYPKPGWVEHDPMEIWANTQEVIRGALAKSGIQGSELAAIGITNQRETTVVWDKTTGKPFHNAIVWQCTRTHELCKQLAAEGGQDRFRARTGLPIATYFSGPKIRWILDNEPKARSAAEKGDILFGTIETWLIWWLTGGPKGGAHVTDVTNASRTMLMDLKSLQWDDEILGIMGIPRHGLPRIVPSSDAQTWGPTSENGPLGARIPVCGAVGDQQAALVGQTCFAPGEAKNTYGTGCFLLMHTGHEPIQSRHGLITTLAYQFSGRKPSYCLEGSIAIAGALVQWLRDNLRMFDSAPQVEKLAREVEDTGGMYIVPAFSGLFAPYWRPDARGVMVGLTRYINRNHIARAVLEATAYQTKDIVEAMNKDSGVPLKTLKVDGGMVVNELLMQFQSDILDVPVVRPKVAETTCLGAAYAAGIACGFWSGREELYNNWEQDKAWTPNMADAKRRTMYTGWKKAVERTLNWEE; this is translated from the coding sequence ATGGCACAATACATCGGAGCGGTGGATTCCGGCACCACAAGCAGCAGGTTCATCATTTTCGACCAGCACGGCAGAATCGTGGGCATGGACCAGAAGGAACACCGCCAGATATACCCCAAACCGGGCTGGGTGGAACATGACCCCATGGAAATCTGGGCCAACACGCAGGAAGTCATCCGGGGCGCGCTGGCCAAGTCCGGCATACAAGGCTCGGAACTGGCCGCCATAGGCATCACCAACCAGCGCGAAACCACCGTGGTGTGGGACAAAACCACCGGCAAGCCCTTCCACAACGCCATTGTCTGGCAGTGCACCCGTACCCACGAACTGTGCAAGCAACTGGCTGCAGAAGGCGGACAGGACCGCTTCCGGGCACGCACGGGCCTGCCCATCGCCACCTATTTTTCCGGCCCCAAAATCCGCTGGATTCTGGATAACGAACCGAAAGCCCGCTCGGCGGCGGAAAAGGGAGACATCCTGTTCGGCACCATAGAGACATGGCTCATCTGGTGGCTCACGGGCGGTCCCAAGGGCGGCGCGCACGTTACCGATGTCACCAATGCCAGCCGGACCATGCTCATGGACCTGAAAAGCCTGCAATGGGATGACGAAATCCTCGGCATCATGGGCATCCCGCGCCACGGGCTGCCGCGTATCGTGCCCTCCTCCGATGCCCAGACATGGGGCCCCACGTCAGAAAACGGCCCGCTGGGCGCGCGCATCCCTGTCTGCGGTGCCGTGGGCGACCAGCAGGCAGCGTTGGTGGGCCAAACCTGCTTCGCCCCCGGCGAGGCAAAAAACACTTACGGCACAGGGTGCTTCCTGCTCATGCACACCGGGCACGAACCCATCCAGTCCCGGCACGGGCTCATCACCACCCTCGCCTACCAGTTCAGCGGCAGAAAGCCCTCCTACTGCCTGGAAGGCTCCATCGCCATTGCGGGCGCGCTGGTACAATGGCTGCGCGACAACCTGCGCATGTTCGATTCCGCCCCGCAGGTGGAAAAGCTCGCCCGCGAGGTGGAAGACACCGGCGGCATGTACATCGTGCCGGCGTTCTCCGGTCTGTTCGCCCCCTACTGGCGGCCGGATGCGCGCGGCGTCATGGTGGGCCTCACCCGCTACATAAACCGCAACCATATCGCCCGCGCCGTGCTGGAAGCCACCGCCTACCAGACCAAAGACATCGTGGAAGCCATGAACAAAGACTCCGGTGTCCCCTTAAAAACCCTCAAGGTAGACGGCGGCATGGTTGTCAACGAACTGCTCATGCAGTTCCAGTCAGACATTCTGGACGTGCCCGTGGTGCGGCCCAAGGTGGCAGAAACCACCTGCCTCGGCGCAGCCTACGCGGCAGGCATCGCCTGCGGTTTCTGGTCCGGGCGCGAAGAGCTGTACAACAACTGGGAACAGGACAAGGCGTGGACGCCGAACATGGCGGATGCAAAACGCCGCACCATGTATACCGGATGGAAAAAGGCCGTGGAACGAACCCTTAATTGGGAGGAATAA